The following DNA comes from Salegentibacter mishustinae.
CCGGGATTTCTTTTCAGTATTTTTGGGAACTCAGTTGCGCCGTAAGCGGCTGCAAATATACAATGCTTTTTCTTTATCCGCCAAATCTTTTTTAGAAAAATTTTTGACTTTTTTTTAAAGCTTTCCAGTCTCAAAAGAACTCTAAAACAACTGCCGTTTCTATTAAAAACCTTCGCTGTTTTTGCGGCTGCAAATATAAACCCTCTTTTGATTCTGGCAAGTAAAAAAATAAGTTTTTTTTATTTTTATTTTTTTAAGCTTTATTGCCTTAAAAAAACACCGTATCCCAATATGTAATGAACTTCCCGCTCTACTCCGCAACCCTCGTTGTGTCTCAAAGCGGGTGCAAATATACTGCTGTTTTCTTCCCCCGCAAGCCCCAAATAACTTTTTTTTAAAGAAAACTTAAAACTAAACTATAACTCTCTCTAAAAAAGGAACTTGTAAGATAAAAAATTTTATAGAAATATTGGGAAGAGATCGAATTAATTTAATCGGCCTTTAGTTTTACTCCATTTATCAGTGAGCTCTACGTATTCAAAGTCCAGCGCAGTGGCTTGTGGCTCGAGGATATCATTAACAAAAGACCGCTGCAGAATATCTTCAATAAGAAAGTCTTCCTGGTTATTTTTAGGGTCAAATTCTTCTTTCAGCGAAATTTCGAATAAACTGGCAGTGGTATTATACCAGAAAGCACGCCAACCACTTTTTAAATTCCTAATAAGATTAAAAGCAGTAGTCCCTGTTTGGCGATGTACCAGTTTTACTAAAATTTGTCCTTCAGTATGAGTAAGCTTTTTTAATTCCGCAGAAAACTCTTTCTCTATATAATCCTGAACGATCCTGGTATATTTTCTTTGAGCTGACCTGGAATCTATTTCTTCCAGCCTGGCATTAAGAGCTATCAACCTTTCCGAAGCTAATTTAGCATAAGGATATACCTTTCTGGTTTTTCTCCTTAATATAAGGTAACGCTTTCTTTCGGCCAGATCATCAAAATGAAGTTTTTTTAAAATCACTACTTCATTAAGATCTATACTTTCTCTTGGCACCGTGTCACCCGAAATAATCATATATTTTTTTTGCAGCGTATCCTGAACAGGGATACTATCCTGGGCTAGAAGTCCTGAAAAACTAAAGAATAATATTACAAAAAGTGTTCTAAGCATTCACCAAATATTTAGCTTGCTATGGTACTAAAATCATTCCAAAATTAATCAATAATGAGTTGTCATACATTTTATTCTTACTAAATTCGTGAAAATTCAAAACTATGAGCAAAGACAGTATACTTGATAAGGAATCTATAGATTTCCTTGAAAAATACCTCAATAATGCCGCACCAACAGGTTATGAATCTGAAGGGCAGAAATTATGGATGGATTATTTAAAACCTTATGTAGACGAATTTTTCACCGATAGCTACGGAACAGCAGTTGGAGTCATAAATCCTGAAGCTGAATACAAAGTAGTAATAGAAGGTCACGCTGACGAAATTTCCTGGTATGTGAATTATATAACCGAAGAAGGTTTTATATACGTAGTAAGAAATGGCGGAAGCGATCACCAAATTGCTGCTTCAAAACGCGTAAATATTCATACAAAAAAAGGAATCGTTAAAGGTGTTTTTGGATGGCCGGCAATTCACACTCGTGAAAAAGATAGTGAACAGTCTCCTAAAATAGACAATATATGTATAGACGTTGGGTGCACTAGCAAAGATGAAGTTGAAGAATTAGGGGTACATGTGGGTTGCGTGATCACTTATCCAGATGAATTCTTTATCCTTAATGAAAACAAATATGTTTGTCGTGCACTCGATAACCGTATGGGAGGATTTATGATCGCGCAGGTAGCCAAGCTTTTAACGGAAAATAAAAAGAAACTTCCTTTTGGTTTATACATTACCAATGCGGTTCAGGAAGAAATTGGACTTCGTGGAGCTGAAATGATCACGCACCGTATTAAACCAAATGTGGCTATTGTGACAGATGTAACCCACGATACCAATACGCCAATGATCAATAAAAAGAAATCTGGCGATACAAAAATTGGTCACGGCCCAGTAATTGCCCACGCTCCTGCCGTACAAAATAAATTGCGGGAACTGCTTATTGAAACGGCCCAGGAAAAAGAAATTCCTTTCCAGCGAATGGCGAATTCAAGATTTACAGGAACAGATACCGACGCTTTTGCTTATAGTAATGGCGGTGTTCCTTCAGCTTTAATTTCACTACCACTTAGATATATGCACACCACGGTAGAAATGGTTCATAAAAGTGATGTAGAAAACGTGATTAAATTAATTTATGAAAGTGTTCTAAAAATATTGGAAGGAGAAAGTTTTAGTTATTTCGACTAAA
Coding sequences within:
- a CDS encoding M42 family metallopeptidase encodes the protein MSKDSILDKESIDFLEKYLNNAAPTGYESEGQKLWMDYLKPYVDEFFTDSYGTAVGVINPEAEYKVVIEGHADEISWYVNYITEEGFIYVVRNGGSDHQIAASKRVNIHTKKGIVKGVFGWPAIHTREKDSEQSPKIDNICIDVGCTSKDEVEELGVHVGCVITYPDEFFILNENKYVCRALDNRMGGFMIAQVAKLLTENKKKLPFGLYITNAVQEEIGLRGAEMITHRIKPNVAIVTDVTHDTNTPMINKKKSGDTKIGHGPVIAHAPAVQNKLRELLIETAQEKEIPFQRMANSRFTGTDTDAFAYSNGGVPSALISLPLRYMHTTVEMVHKSDVENVIKLIYESVLKILEGESFSYFD
- a CDS encoding DUF4294 domain-containing protein, yielding MLRTLFVILFFSFSGLLAQDSIPVQDTLQKKYMIISGDTVPRESIDLNEVVILKKLHFDDLAERKRYLILRRKTRKVYPYAKLASERLIALNARLEEIDSRSAQRKYTRIVQDYIEKEFSAELKKLTHTEGQILVKLVHRQTGTTAFNLIRNLKSGWRAFWYNTTASLFEISLKEEFDPKNNQEDFLIEDILQRSFVNDILEPQATALDFEYVELTDKWSKTKGRLN